A section of the Streptomyces sp. CG1 genome encodes:
- a CDS encoding TIGR01777 family oxidoreductase, translating into MERLRIAVAGSSGLIGSALVRSLTADGHEVIRLVRRAPAGPGEVGWDPAGRSIETTAAGLAGCTAVVNLAGAGIGDRRWTPSYKRLLRDSRVLGTATLAEAVAALPKPPRVFVSGSAIGIYGDTGDRAVDEQAPPGDGFLPSLCVEWEEAAAPAQEAGVRTVFARTGLVVARGGGAWGRLFPLFRAGLGGRLGDGRQYWSYIALHDEVAALRFLIDGDTLSGPFNLTAPEPLTNREITAAMGRVLHRPVPFAVPAPVLRAVLGEMAGDVLGSQRVVPKRLLESGFRFAFPGIEESIRAA; encoded by the coding sequence ATGGAACGTCTCCGTATCGCGGTGGCCGGCTCGTCCGGGCTCATCGGCAGCGCTCTGGTCAGGTCCCTGACGGCGGACGGGCACGAGGTGATCCGGCTGGTGCGCCGGGCGCCCGCCGGCCCGGGCGAGGTCGGCTGGGACCCGGCGGGGCGCTCCATCGAAACGACCGCGGCCGGGCTGGCCGGCTGTACCGCGGTGGTCAATCTGGCCGGGGCCGGGATCGGCGACCGGCGCTGGACGCCGTCGTACAAGCGGCTGCTGCGGGACAGCCGGGTGCTGGGCACGGCCACGCTGGCGGAGGCGGTGGCCGCGCTGCCGAAGCCGCCGCGGGTCTTCGTCAGCGGAAGCGCGATCGGTATCTACGGCGACACCGGCGACCGGGCGGTGGACGAGCAGGCGCCGCCGGGCGACGGCTTCCTGCCCTCGCTGTGCGTGGAGTGGGAGGAGGCGGCGGCGCCCGCGCAGGAGGCGGGCGTGCGCACCGTGTTCGCACGTACGGGGCTGGTGGTGGCCCGGGGCGGCGGGGCATGGGGACGGCTGTTCCCGCTGTTCCGCGCGGGGCTCGGCGGGCGGCTGGGCGACGGGCGGCAGTACTGGTCGTACATCGCGCTGCACGACGAGGTCGCCGCGCTCCGGTTTCTCATCGACGGCGACACGCTGTCCGGGCCGTTCAACCTGACGGCTCCCGAGCCGCTGACGAACCGTGAGATCACGGCGGCGATGGGGCGCGTGCTGCACCGTCCGGTCCCGTTCGCGGTACCGGCGCCGGTGCTGCGGGCGGTGCTGGGCGAGATGGCCGGGGATGTGCTGGGCAGCCAACGGGTGGTGCCGAAGCGGCTGTTGGAGTCGGGGTTCCGGTTCGCGTTCCCGGGGATCGAGGAGTCGATCCGGGCGGCCTGA
- a CDS encoding N-acetyltransferase family protein, whose translation MPEPSIRVAVAGDEEALAVLDRATWSTLHAVSPPPEGPFFDERHVPQDYLVAEADGRVVGYIRIARATPLASNAHVLQIQGLAVADEARGQGLGRALIRAAAEEARSRGARRLTLRVLGHNAPARALYASEGFAVEGVQPEEFLLDGAYVDDVLMGRKL comes from the coding sequence ATGCCGGAGCCATCCATACGCGTCGCCGTCGCCGGGGACGAGGAGGCACTCGCCGTCCTCGACCGCGCCACCTGGTCCACCCTGCACGCCGTCTCACCACCACCGGAGGGGCCGTTCTTCGACGAACGGCACGTCCCGCAGGACTACCTGGTCGCCGAGGCCGACGGCCGCGTCGTCGGCTACATCCGCATCGCCCGCGCCACCCCGCTCGCCTCGAACGCACACGTGCTCCAGATCCAGGGCCTCGCCGTCGCCGACGAGGCACGCGGACAGGGCCTCGGGCGCGCGCTGATCCGGGCCGCCGCCGAGGAGGCGCGCAGCCGCGGCGCGCGGCGGCTGACCCTGCGCGTGCTCGGGCACAACGCCCCGGCCCGCGCGCTGTACGCGTCCGAGGGGTTCGCCGTCGAGGGCGTGCAGCCGGAGGAGTTCCTCCTCGACGGCGCCTACGTCGACGACGTACTCATGGGCCGGAAACTGTGA